One stretch of Lemur catta isolate mLemCat1 chromosome 2, mLemCat1.pri, whole genome shotgun sequence DNA includes these proteins:
- the CCND3 gene encoding G1/S-specific cyclin-D3 isoform X3, whose protein sequence is MYPPSMIATGSIGAAVQGLGACSTSGDELTELLAGITGTEVDCLRACQEQIEAALRESLREAAQTSSSPAPKAPRGSSSQGPTQTSTPTDVTAIHL, encoded by the exons ATGTACCCACCGTCCATGATTGCAACAGGCAGCATTGGGGCTGCGGTGCAAGGCCTGGGTGCCTGCTCCACCTCCGGGGACGAGCTCACGGAGCTGCTGGCAGGGATCACAGGCACTGAAGTG GACTGCCTGCGGGCCTGTCAGGAGCAGATTGAAGCCGCGCTCAGGGAGAGCCTCAGGGAAGCTGCCCAGACCAGCTCCAGCCCAGCGCCTAAAGCCCCCCGGGGCTCCAGCAGCCAGGGGCCCACCCAGACCAGCACTCCCACAGATGTCACAGCCATCCACCTGTAG
- the CCND3 gene encoding G1/S-specific cyclin-D3 isoform X2, with translation MNYLDRYLSCVPTRKAQLQLLGAVCMLLASKLRETTPLTIEKLCIYTDHAVSPRQLRDWEVLVLGKLKWDLAAVIAHDFLALILHRLSLPRDRQALVKKHAQTFLALCATDYTFAMYPPSMIATGSIGAAVQGLGACSTSGDELTELLAGITGTEVDCLRACQEQIEAALRESLREAAQTSSSPAPKAPRGSSSQGPTQTSTPTDVTAIHL, from the exons ATGAACTACTTGGATCGCTACCTGTCCTGCGTCCCCACCCGAAAGGCGCAGTTGCAGCTCTTGGGTGCGGTCTGCATGCTGCTGGCCTCCAAGCTGCGGGAAACCACGCCCCTGACCATCGAAAAACTGTGCATCTACACCGACCATGCTGTCTCTCCCCGCCAGTTGCGG GACTGGGAGGTGCTGGTTCTTGGGAAGCTCAAGTGGGACCTGGCTGCCGTGATTGCGCATGATTTCCTAGCCCTGATTCTGCACCGACTCTCTCTGCCCCGTGACCGACAGGCCTTGGTCAAAAAGCACGCCCAGACCTTTTTGGCCCTCTGTGCTACAG ATTACACCTTTGCCATGTACCCACCGTCCATGATTGCAACAGGCAGCATTGGGGCTGCGGTGCAAGGCCTGGGTGCCTGCTCCACCTCCGGGGACGAGCTCACGGAGCTGCTGGCAGGGATCACAGGCACTGAAGTG GACTGCCTGCGGGCCTGTCAGGAGCAGATTGAAGCCGCGCTCAGGGAGAGCCTCAGGGAAGCTGCCCAGACCAGCTCCAGCCCAGCGCCTAAAGCCCCCCGGGGCTCCAGCAGCCAGGGGCCCACCCAGACCAGCACTCCCACAGATGTCACAGCCATCCACCTGTAG
- the CCND3 gene encoding G1/S-specific cyclin-D3 isoform X1, which produces MELLCCEGTRHAPRAGPDPRLLGDQRVLQSLLRLEERYVPRASYFQCVQREIKPHMRKMLAYWMLEVCEEQRCEEEVFPLAMNYLDRYLSCVPTRKAQLQLLGAVCMLLASKLRETTPLTIEKLCIYTDHAVSPRQLRDWEVLVLGKLKWDLAAVIAHDFLALILHRLSLPRDRQALVKKHAQTFLALCATDYTFAMYPPSMIATGSIGAAVQGLGACSTSGDELTELLAGITGTEVDCLRACQEQIEAALRESLREAAQTSSSPAPKAPRGSSSQGPTQTSTPTDVTAIHL; this is translated from the exons ATGGAGTTGCTGTGTTGCGAGGGCACCCGGCACGCGCCCCGGGCCGGGCCGGACCCGCGGCTGCTAGGGGACCAACGTGTCCTGCAGAGCTTGCTCCGCCTGGAGGAGCGCTACGTGCCCCGCGCCTCCTACTTCCAGTGCGTGCAGAGGGAGATCAAGCCGCACATGCGGAAGATGCTGGCATACTGGATGCTGGAG GTGTGTGAGGAGCAGCGCTGTGAGGAGGAAGTCTTCCCCCTGGCCATGAACTACTTGGATCGCTACCTGTCCTGCGTCCCCACCCGAAAGGCGCAGTTGCAGCTCTTGGGTGCGGTCTGCATGCTGCTGGCCTCCAAGCTGCGGGAAACCACGCCCCTGACCATCGAAAAACTGTGCATCTACACCGACCATGCTGTCTCTCCCCGCCAGTTGCGG GACTGGGAGGTGCTGGTTCTTGGGAAGCTCAAGTGGGACCTGGCTGCCGTGATTGCGCATGATTTCCTAGCCCTGATTCTGCACCGACTCTCTCTGCCCCGTGACCGACAGGCCTTGGTCAAAAAGCACGCCCAGACCTTTTTGGCCCTCTGTGCTACAG ATTACACCTTTGCCATGTACCCACCGTCCATGATTGCAACAGGCAGCATTGGGGCTGCGGTGCAAGGCCTGGGTGCCTGCTCCACCTCCGGGGACGAGCTCACGGAGCTGCTGGCAGGGATCACAGGCACTGAAGTG GACTGCCTGCGGGCCTGTCAGGAGCAGATTGAAGCCGCGCTCAGGGAGAGCCTCAGGGAAGCTGCCCAGACCAGCTCCAGCCCAGCGCCTAAAGCCCCCCGGGGCTCCAGCAGCCAGGGGCCCACCCAGACCAGCACTCCCACAGATGTCACAGCCATCCACCTGTAG